The Leishmania major strain Friedlin complete genome, chromosome 28 genome includes a region encoding these proteins:
- a CDS encoding putative propionyl-coa carboxylase beta chain yields MRRLGCGLVSAAMGVGGMSSSQLTKEFDRHTHTPTAAEESRHKKKRLTAMERVQLFCDPGTFRERDALVEHGCHNFGMEKRRVPGDGFVTGAGKVFGRPVFLFSHDFTVFGGSLSGSNAAKVVRIMEEAAKIGVPVIGFNDSGGARIQEGVDSLAGYADIFLRNTLFSGVIPQISVIMGPCAGGAVYSPAITDFTFMVDNSSYMFVTGPEVVSVVGGKLVTKDELGGPHVHATKSGVSAGTFPNDIVAMAQLRRLYSYLPLSNRDSAPVVPTADNRYRDVSSLNTVVPVEVKEAYDMRDAIFPVIDQDSFFEIQPQFAKNIICGFARVEGRSVCIIANQPKVQAGVLDIDSSVKAARMVRFADAFNIPIITFVDVPGFLPGVQQEYGGIIRHGAKLLYAYAEATVPKVTIITRKAYGGAYDVMSSKHLRGDGNYAWPRAEIAVMGAAGACKLLYSKETAEQQAQRIADYEKAFCTPLSAARKGFVDAVIDPSETRMRVCEDLERLSRKQLRNPWKKHGNIPL; encoded by the coding sequence ATGCGCCGGCTGGGATGTGGGCTGGTTTCGGCGGCCATGGGCGTGGGCGGGATGAGCTCCTCGCAGCTAACGAAGGAGTTTgaccgccacacacacacgccgaccGCCGCTGAGGAGTCACGCCACAAGAAGAAGCGCCTGACTGCCATGGAGCGCGTGCAGCTCTTCTGCGACCCCGGCACGTTCCGCGAGCGTGATGCCCTGGTTGAGCACGGGTGCCACAATTTCGGcatggagaagaggagggtgcCTGGTGACGGCTTCGTTACGGGTGCGGGCAAGGTCTTTGGCCGCCCTGTGTTTCTCTTCTCGCACGACTTCACGGTGTTCGGCGGCTCTCTCTCCGGCTCCAACGCCGCCAAAGTGGTGCGCATCAtggaggaggccgccaagATCGGTGTGCCAGTGATCGGCTTCAACGACTCCGGCGGTGCTCGCATCCAAGAGGGTGTGGACTCGCTGGCTGGCTACGCTGACATTTTCCTCCGCAACACGCTCTTCTCCGGTGTCATTCCACAAATCTCCGTGATCATGGGGCCTTgtgccggcggtgccgtctACTCGCCCGCCATCACCGACTTCACGTTCATGGTGGACAACTCGTCCTACATGTTTGTGACGGGTCCGGAGGTGGTGAGTGTCGTGGGCGGCAAGCTAGTGACCAAGGACGAACTCGGCGGTCCGCATGTGCACGCGACCAAGTCGGGTGTGTCGGCGGGTACATTCCCGAATGACATCGTTGCGatggcgcagctccgccgcctgtaCTCGTATCTGCCATTGAGCAACCGCGACTCTGCCCCGGTTGTGCCGACGGCCGACAACCGCTACCGTGACGTCTCCTCGCTGAACACCGTCGTGCCGgtggaggtgaaggaggcgtACGATATGCGCGACGCCATCTTCCCTGTGATCGACCAAGACTCCTTCTTCGAGATACAGCCGCAGTTCGCCAAGAACATCATCTGCGGTTTCGCCCGCGTTGAGGGCCGCTCCGTGTGCATCATTGCGAACCAACCGAAGGTGCAGGCTGGCGTGCTCGATATCGACTCCTCCGTCAAGGCTGCGCGCATGGTGCGTTTTGCCGATGCCTTCAACATCCCGATCATCACCTTCGTAGACGTCCCCGGATTCTTGCCTGGCGTGCAGCAGGAATACGGCGGCATCATTCGCCACGGCGCGAAGCTGCTGTACGCCTACGCTGAGGCGACTGTCCCGAAGGTGACAATCATCACGCGCAAGGCGTACGGTGGCGCCTACGATGTGATGAGCTCGAAACACCTCCGTGGCGACGGCAACTACGCCTGGCCGCGCGCCGAGATTGCCGTCATgggcgccgccggtgcatGCAAGCTTCTGTACTCgaaggagacggcggagcagcaggcgcagcgtaTCGCCGATTACGAGAAGGCCTTCTGCACACCGCTGTCGGCCGCTCGAAAGGGATTTGTGGATGCGGTGATTGACCCCAGCGAGAcccgcatgcgcgtgtgcgaggaCCTGGAGCGCCTGTCCCGCAAGCAGCTCCGCAATCCATGGAAGAAGCACGGCAACATTCCGCTGTAA